The Phyllopteryx taeniolatus isolate TA_2022b chromosome 14, UOR_Ptae_1.2, whole genome shotgun sequence genome has a window encoding:
- the LOC133489282 gene encoding sodium- and chloride-dependent GABA transporter 3-like isoform X2: MMKEQVKVQMEPTNIPEENPKSDHDPNDPFLIKRGKWANKREFILAVVGEIIGLGNVWRFPYLCFKNGGGAFLVPYVVFLLTCAIPIFFLELSLGQLTGQGGITCWRKICPLLEGIGYGSIVVMLYTVMYYIVILAWAFLYFFSSFQSELPWASCNNTWNTGDCVDNRKSNSANISISANVTSSVEEFWQKRILSLSGGIEEMGSIRWDLAGCLVLSWIMCYFCVWKGVKSSGKVVYFTAPFPYVMMIALVVRGLTLPGAMDGIRFYLSPDPTRLSEPQVWMDAVSQTFYSYAVCTGCLASLGSYNNYNNNCYKDTFALCLLNTSTSLVAGIAVFSVLGFMSYELGIDISEVAESGPGLAFIAYPQAVAMMPLPQLWAAFFFIMIIFLGLDSQFVYLEALVTSISDLYPSIFFTGHRRKILLLGLCGISFCVGFCMVTEGGLYVFHLFDYYACAGIPLITFGIMESLCIGWIYGADNYYNYITDMIGYRPSLYLKYCWKFVTPLLLTGVLVLFFLVKFSPLKYNNTYLYPWWAHALGLLLAFSSVIMIPLWILYSVAKTPGSLPQRIRTLTTPTSRSLCVSVNKSEKYCSIKSEVCLEKE; the protein is encoded by the exons atgatgaaag AGCAGGTCAAAGTCCAAATGGAGCCAACAAACATTCCAGAAGAGAATCCAAAAAGTGACCACGATCCAAATGATCCTTTTTTGATCAAGAGAGGAAAGTGGGCCAACAAGAGAGAGTTTATTCTGGCAGTGGTTGGAGAAATCATCGGTCTAGGGAATGTCTGGAGATTTCCTTATCTCTGCTTCAAGAATGGCGGTG GTGCCTTCTTGGTGCCATATGTGGTGTTCCTGCTGACCTGTGCGATCCCCATCTTCTTCCTCGAGTTGTCTTTGGGACAGTTGACCGGTCAAGGTGGAATCACATGCTGGAGAAAAATATGTCCCTTACTTGAAG GTATAGGGTATGGCAGTATAGTGGTCATGCTGTATACAGTAATGTATTACATCGTCATTCTGGCATGGGCCTTCCTCtacttcttctcctccttccaGTCTGAACTCCCCTGGGCCAGCTGTAACAATACCTGGAACACAG GTGACTGTGTTGATAACCGAAAAAGTAATTCAGCAAATATCAGCATTTCTGCAAATGTGACATCTTCCGTTGAAGAATTCTGGCA gaAGAGGATCCTGAGTCTATCTGGAGGGATCGAGGAAATGGGAAGTATTCGTTGGGACCTGGCCGGATGTCTTGTGCTCAGCTGGATTATGTGTTACTTCTGTGTCTGGAAAGGTGTTAAGTCTTCAGGAAAG GTTGTCTACTTCACAGCACCATTTCCCTACGTGATGATGATTGCTTTGGTGGTCCGTGGTCTGACCTTACCAGGGGCCATGGATGGAATTCGATTTTACCTCTCTCCTGATCCCACACGTCTATCTGAGCCACAA gTGTGGATGGATGCAGTGAGCCAAACATTTTACTCCTATGCTGTCTGCACGGGTTGTTTGGCATCGTTGGGAAGTTACAACAACTACAATAACAACTGCTACAA AGACACATTTGCACTGTGCCTCCTGAACACTTCAACCAGCCTTGTCGCTGGCATTGCAGTATTCTCGGTTCTTGGCTTTATGTCATATGAGCTGGGTATTGACATCTCGGAAGTAGCTGAATCAG GTCCAGGCCTGGCATTCATTGCTTACCCTCAGGCAGTAGCCATGATGCCTTTACCACAACTCTGGGCTGCCTTCTTTTTCATAATGATTATCTTCCTGGGACTAGACAGTCAG TTTGTTTATCTTGAAGCATTGGTTACATCCATATCAGATCTGTACCCATCCATCTTTTTCACTGGACACCGACGTAAAATACTGCTCCTGGGTCTGTGCGGTATTTCCTTTTGTGTCGGCTTCTGTATGGTTACTGAG GGAGGACTGTATGTGTTTCACCTTTTTGACTATTATGCCTGCGCTGGCATCCCCCTGATCACTTTTGGCATAATGGAGTCCCTTTGCATAGGATGGATATATG GTGCtgataattattataattatatcaCAGATATGATTGGCTATCGGCCTTCACTTTATCTGAAATATTGTTGGAAGTTTGTCACTCCATTATTGTTGACT GGCGTATTAGTACTCTTCTTTCTTGTGAAATTCAGCCCTTTGAAGTACAATAATACCTACTTGTACCCCTGGTGGGCACATGCTCTGGGACTATTACTTGCATTCTCTTCCGTTATCATGATTCCTCTGTGGATTCTCTACAGTGTCGCTAAAACTCCAGGATCACTCCCTCAG AGAATAAGAACGTTGACGACGCCAACAAGCAGATCACTCTGCGTGTCAGTGAACAAGTCTGAAAAATATTGCTCTATCAAGTCAGAAGTGTGCCTTGAAAaggagtaa
- the LOC133489282 gene encoding sodium- and chloride-dependent betaine transporter-like isoform X5 codes for MLNALPRIRSIACYLHSQEQVKVQMEPTNIPEENPKSDHDPNDPFLIKRGKWANKREFILAVVGEIIGLGNVWRFPYLCFKNGGGAFLVPYVVFLLTCAIPIFFLELSLGQLTGQGGITCWRKICPLLEGIGYGSIVVMLYTVMYYIVILAWAFLYFFSSFQSELPWASCNNTWNTGDCVDNRKSNSANISISANVTSSVEEFWQKRILSLSGGIEEMGSIRWDLAGCLVLSWIMCYFCVWKGVKSSGKVVYFTAPFPYVMMIALVVRGLTLPGAMDGIRFYLSPDPTRLSEPQVWMDAVSQTFYSYAVCTGCLASLGSYNNYNNNCYKDTFALCLLNTSTSLVAGIAVFSVLGFMSYELGIDISEVAESGPGLAFIAYPQAVAMMPLPQLWAAFFFIMIIFLGLDSQVKLLQTFLCYDTLTGHNISLFILKHWLHPYQICTHPSFSLDTDVKYCSWVCAVFPFVSASVWLLREDCMCFTFLTIMPALASP; via the exons ATGCTTAATGCATTGCCGCGCATAAGGTCCATTGCATGTTATTTACATTCTCAAGAGCAGGTCAAAGTCCAAATGGAGCCAACAAACATTCCAGAAGAGAATCCAAAAAGTGACCACGATCCAAATGATCCTTTTTTGATCAAGAGAGGAAAGTGGGCCAACAAGAGAGAGTTTATTCTGGCAGTGGTTGGAGAAATCATCGGTCTAGGGAATGTCTGGAGATTTCCTTATCTCTGCTTCAAGAATGGCGGTG GTGCCTTCTTGGTGCCATATGTGGTGTTCCTGCTGACCTGTGCGATCCCCATCTTCTTCCTCGAGTTGTCTTTGGGACAGTTGACCGGTCAAGGTGGAATCACATGCTGGAGAAAAATATGTCCCTTACTTGAAG GTATAGGGTATGGCAGTATAGTGGTCATGCTGTATACAGTAATGTATTACATCGTCATTCTGGCATGGGCCTTCCTCtacttcttctcctccttccaGTCTGAACTCCCCTGGGCCAGCTGTAACAATACCTGGAACACAG GTGACTGTGTTGATAACCGAAAAAGTAATTCAGCAAATATCAGCATTTCTGCAAATGTGACATCTTCCGTTGAAGAATTCTGGCA gaAGAGGATCCTGAGTCTATCTGGAGGGATCGAGGAAATGGGAAGTATTCGTTGGGACCTGGCCGGATGTCTTGTGCTCAGCTGGATTATGTGTTACTTCTGTGTCTGGAAAGGTGTTAAGTCTTCAGGAAAG GTTGTCTACTTCACAGCACCATTTCCCTACGTGATGATGATTGCTTTGGTGGTCCGTGGTCTGACCTTACCAGGGGCCATGGATGGAATTCGATTTTACCTCTCTCCTGATCCCACACGTCTATCTGAGCCACAA gTGTGGATGGATGCAGTGAGCCAAACATTTTACTCCTATGCTGTCTGCACGGGTTGTTTGGCATCGTTGGGAAGTTACAACAACTACAATAACAACTGCTACAA AGACACATTTGCACTGTGCCTCCTGAACACTTCAACCAGCCTTGTCGCTGGCATTGCAGTATTCTCGGTTCTTGGCTTTATGTCATATGAGCTGGGTATTGACATCTCGGAAGTAGCTGAATCAG GTCCAGGCCTGGCATTCATTGCTTACCCTCAGGCAGTAGCCATGATGCCTTTACCACAACTCTGGGCTGCCTTCTTTTTCATAATGATTATCTTCCTGGGACTAGACAGTCAGGTGAAACTATTACAGACTTTCCTATGCTACGATACACTcactggacacaacattag TTTGTTTATCTTGAAGCATTGGTTACATCCATATCAGATCTGTACCCATCCATCTTTTTCACTGGACACCGACGTAAAATACTGCTCCTGGGTCTGTGCGGTATTTCCTTTTGTGTCGGCTTCTGTATGGTTACTGAG GGAGGACTGTATGTGTTTCACCTTTTTGACTATTATGCCTGCGCTGGCATCCCCCTGA
- the LOC133489282 gene encoding sodium- and chloride-dependent GABA transporter 3-like isoform X1 has translation MLNALPRIRSIACYLHSQEQVKVQMEPTNIPEENPKSDHDPNDPFLIKRGKWANKREFILAVVGEIIGLGNVWRFPYLCFKNGGGAFLVPYVVFLLTCAIPIFFLELSLGQLTGQGGITCWRKICPLLEGIGYGSIVVMLYTVMYYIVILAWAFLYFFSSFQSELPWASCNNTWNTGDCVDNRKSNSANISISANVTSSVEEFWQKRILSLSGGIEEMGSIRWDLAGCLVLSWIMCYFCVWKGVKSSGKVVYFTAPFPYVMMIALVVRGLTLPGAMDGIRFYLSPDPTRLSEPQVWMDAVSQTFYSYAVCTGCLASLGSYNNYNNNCYKDTFALCLLNTSTSLVAGIAVFSVLGFMSYELGIDISEVAESGPGLAFIAYPQAVAMMPLPQLWAAFFFIMIIFLGLDSQFVYLEALVTSISDLYPSIFFTGHRRKILLLGLCGISFCVGFCMVTEGGLYVFHLFDYYACAGIPLITFGIMESLCIGWIYGADNYYNYITDMIGYRPSLYLKYCWKFVTPLLLTGVLVLFFLVKFSPLKYNNTYLYPWWAHALGLLLAFSSVIMIPLWILYSVAKTPGSLPQRIRTLTTPTSRSLCVSVNKSEKYCSIKSEVCLEKE, from the exons ATGCTTAATGCATTGCCGCGCATAAGGTCCATTGCATGTTATTTACATTCTCAAGAGCAGGTCAAAGTCCAAATGGAGCCAACAAACATTCCAGAAGAGAATCCAAAAAGTGACCACGATCCAAATGATCCTTTTTTGATCAAGAGAGGAAAGTGGGCCAACAAGAGAGAGTTTATTCTGGCAGTGGTTGGAGAAATCATCGGTCTAGGGAATGTCTGGAGATTTCCTTATCTCTGCTTCAAGAATGGCGGTG GTGCCTTCTTGGTGCCATATGTGGTGTTCCTGCTGACCTGTGCGATCCCCATCTTCTTCCTCGAGTTGTCTTTGGGACAGTTGACCGGTCAAGGTGGAATCACATGCTGGAGAAAAATATGTCCCTTACTTGAAG GTATAGGGTATGGCAGTATAGTGGTCATGCTGTATACAGTAATGTATTACATCGTCATTCTGGCATGGGCCTTCCTCtacttcttctcctccttccaGTCTGAACTCCCCTGGGCCAGCTGTAACAATACCTGGAACACAG GTGACTGTGTTGATAACCGAAAAAGTAATTCAGCAAATATCAGCATTTCTGCAAATGTGACATCTTCCGTTGAAGAATTCTGGCA gaAGAGGATCCTGAGTCTATCTGGAGGGATCGAGGAAATGGGAAGTATTCGTTGGGACCTGGCCGGATGTCTTGTGCTCAGCTGGATTATGTGTTACTTCTGTGTCTGGAAAGGTGTTAAGTCTTCAGGAAAG GTTGTCTACTTCACAGCACCATTTCCCTACGTGATGATGATTGCTTTGGTGGTCCGTGGTCTGACCTTACCAGGGGCCATGGATGGAATTCGATTTTACCTCTCTCCTGATCCCACACGTCTATCTGAGCCACAA gTGTGGATGGATGCAGTGAGCCAAACATTTTACTCCTATGCTGTCTGCACGGGTTGTTTGGCATCGTTGGGAAGTTACAACAACTACAATAACAACTGCTACAA AGACACATTTGCACTGTGCCTCCTGAACACTTCAACCAGCCTTGTCGCTGGCATTGCAGTATTCTCGGTTCTTGGCTTTATGTCATATGAGCTGGGTATTGACATCTCGGAAGTAGCTGAATCAG GTCCAGGCCTGGCATTCATTGCTTACCCTCAGGCAGTAGCCATGATGCCTTTACCACAACTCTGGGCTGCCTTCTTTTTCATAATGATTATCTTCCTGGGACTAGACAGTCAG TTTGTTTATCTTGAAGCATTGGTTACATCCATATCAGATCTGTACCCATCCATCTTTTTCACTGGACACCGACGTAAAATACTGCTCCTGGGTCTGTGCGGTATTTCCTTTTGTGTCGGCTTCTGTATGGTTACTGAG GGAGGACTGTATGTGTTTCACCTTTTTGACTATTATGCCTGCGCTGGCATCCCCCTGATCACTTTTGGCATAATGGAGTCCCTTTGCATAGGATGGATATATG GTGCtgataattattataattatatcaCAGATATGATTGGCTATCGGCCTTCACTTTATCTGAAATATTGTTGGAAGTTTGTCACTCCATTATTGTTGACT GGCGTATTAGTACTCTTCTTTCTTGTGAAATTCAGCCCTTTGAAGTACAATAATACCTACTTGTACCCCTGGTGGGCACATGCTCTGGGACTATTACTTGCATTCTCTTCCGTTATCATGATTCCTCTGTGGATTCTCTACAGTGTCGCTAAAACTCCAGGATCACTCCCTCAG AGAATAAGAACGTTGACGACGCCAACAAGCAGATCACTCTGCGTGTCAGTGAACAAGTCTGAAAAATATTGCTCTATCAAGTCAGAAGTGTGCCTTGAAAaggagtaa
- the LOC133489282 gene encoding sodium- and chloride-dependent GABA transporter 3-like isoform X3 yields the protein MEPTNIPEENPKSDHDPNDPFLIKRGKWANKREFILAVVGEIIGLGNVWRFPYLCFKNGGGAFLVPYVVFLLTCAIPIFFLELSLGQLTGQGGITCWRKICPLLEGIGYGSIVVMLYTVMYYIVILAWAFLYFFSSFQSELPWASCNNTWNTGDCVDNRKSNSANISISANVTSSVEEFWQKRILSLSGGIEEMGSIRWDLAGCLVLSWIMCYFCVWKGVKSSGKVVYFTAPFPYVMMIALVVRGLTLPGAMDGIRFYLSPDPTRLSEPQVWMDAVSQTFYSYAVCTGCLASLGSYNNYNNNCYKDTFALCLLNTSTSLVAGIAVFSVLGFMSYELGIDISEVAESGPGLAFIAYPQAVAMMPLPQLWAAFFFIMIIFLGLDSQFVYLEALVTSISDLYPSIFFTGHRRKILLLGLCGISFCVGFCMVTEGGLYVFHLFDYYACAGIPLITFGIMESLCIGWIYGADNYYNYITDMIGYRPSLYLKYCWKFVTPLLLTGVLVLFFLVKFSPLKYNNTYLYPWWAHALGLLLAFSSVIMIPLWILYSVAKTPGSLPQRIRTLTTPTSRSLCVSVNKSEKYCSIKSEVCLEKE from the exons ATGGAGCCAACAAACATTCCAGAAGAGAATCCAAAAAGTGACCACGATCCAAATGATCCTTTTTTGATCAAGAGAGGAAAGTGGGCCAACAAGAGAGAGTTTATTCTGGCAGTGGTTGGAGAAATCATCGGTCTAGGGAATGTCTGGAGATTTCCTTATCTCTGCTTCAAGAATGGCGGTG GTGCCTTCTTGGTGCCATATGTGGTGTTCCTGCTGACCTGTGCGATCCCCATCTTCTTCCTCGAGTTGTCTTTGGGACAGTTGACCGGTCAAGGTGGAATCACATGCTGGAGAAAAATATGTCCCTTACTTGAAG GTATAGGGTATGGCAGTATAGTGGTCATGCTGTATACAGTAATGTATTACATCGTCATTCTGGCATGGGCCTTCCTCtacttcttctcctccttccaGTCTGAACTCCCCTGGGCCAGCTGTAACAATACCTGGAACACAG GTGACTGTGTTGATAACCGAAAAAGTAATTCAGCAAATATCAGCATTTCTGCAAATGTGACATCTTCCGTTGAAGAATTCTGGCA gaAGAGGATCCTGAGTCTATCTGGAGGGATCGAGGAAATGGGAAGTATTCGTTGGGACCTGGCCGGATGTCTTGTGCTCAGCTGGATTATGTGTTACTTCTGTGTCTGGAAAGGTGTTAAGTCTTCAGGAAAG GTTGTCTACTTCACAGCACCATTTCCCTACGTGATGATGATTGCTTTGGTGGTCCGTGGTCTGACCTTACCAGGGGCCATGGATGGAATTCGATTTTACCTCTCTCCTGATCCCACACGTCTATCTGAGCCACAA gTGTGGATGGATGCAGTGAGCCAAACATTTTACTCCTATGCTGTCTGCACGGGTTGTTTGGCATCGTTGGGAAGTTACAACAACTACAATAACAACTGCTACAA AGACACATTTGCACTGTGCCTCCTGAACACTTCAACCAGCCTTGTCGCTGGCATTGCAGTATTCTCGGTTCTTGGCTTTATGTCATATGAGCTGGGTATTGACATCTCGGAAGTAGCTGAATCAG GTCCAGGCCTGGCATTCATTGCTTACCCTCAGGCAGTAGCCATGATGCCTTTACCACAACTCTGGGCTGCCTTCTTTTTCATAATGATTATCTTCCTGGGACTAGACAGTCAG TTTGTTTATCTTGAAGCATTGGTTACATCCATATCAGATCTGTACCCATCCATCTTTTTCACTGGACACCGACGTAAAATACTGCTCCTGGGTCTGTGCGGTATTTCCTTTTGTGTCGGCTTCTGTATGGTTACTGAG GGAGGACTGTATGTGTTTCACCTTTTTGACTATTATGCCTGCGCTGGCATCCCCCTGATCACTTTTGGCATAATGGAGTCCCTTTGCATAGGATGGATATATG GTGCtgataattattataattatatcaCAGATATGATTGGCTATCGGCCTTCACTTTATCTGAAATATTGTTGGAAGTTTGTCACTCCATTATTGTTGACT GGCGTATTAGTACTCTTCTTTCTTGTGAAATTCAGCCCTTTGAAGTACAATAATACCTACTTGTACCCCTGGTGGGCACATGCTCTGGGACTATTACTTGCATTCTCTTCCGTTATCATGATTCCTCTGTGGATTCTCTACAGTGTCGCTAAAACTCCAGGATCACTCCCTCAG AGAATAAGAACGTTGACGACGCCAACAAGCAGATCACTCTGCGTGTCAGTGAACAAGTCTGAAAAATATTGCTCTATCAAGTCAGAAGTGTGCCTTGAAAaggagtaa
- the LOC133489282 gene encoding sodium- and chloride-dependent GABA transporter 3-like isoform X4 — MLNALPRIRSIACYLHSQEQVKVQMEPTNIPEENPKSDHDPNDPFLIKRGKWANKREFILAVVGEIIGLGNVWRFPYLCFKNGGGAFLVPYVVFLLTCAIPIFFLELSLGQLTGQGGITCWRKICPLLEGIGYGSIVVMLYTVMYYIVILAWAFLYFFSSFQSELPWASCNNTWNTGDCVDNRKSNSANISISANVTSSVEEFWQKRILSLSGGIEEMGSIRWDLAGCLVLSWIMCYFCVWKGVKSSGKVVYFTAPFPYVMMIALVVRGLTLPGAMDGIRFYLSPDPTRLSEPQFVYLEALVTSISDLYPSIFFTGHRRKILLLGLCGISFCVGFCMVTEGGLYVFHLFDYYACAGIPLITFGIMESLCIGWIYGADNYYNYITDMIGYRPSLYLKYCWKFVTPLLLTGVLVLFFLVKFSPLKYNNTYLYPWWAHALGLLLAFSSVIMIPLWILYSVAKTPGSLPQRIRTLTTPTSRSLCVSVNKSEKYCSIKSEVCLEKE, encoded by the exons ATGCTTAATGCATTGCCGCGCATAAGGTCCATTGCATGTTATTTACATTCTCAAGAGCAGGTCAAAGTCCAAATGGAGCCAACAAACATTCCAGAAGAGAATCCAAAAAGTGACCACGATCCAAATGATCCTTTTTTGATCAAGAGAGGAAAGTGGGCCAACAAGAGAGAGTTTATTCTGGCAGTGGTTGGAGAAATCATCGGTCTAGGGAATGTCTGGAGATTTCCTTATCTCTGCTTCAAGAATGGCGGTG GTGCCTTCTTGGTGCCATATGTGGTGTTCCTGCTGACCTGTGCGATCCCCATCTTCTTCCTCGAGTTGTCTTTGGGACAGTTGACCGGTCAAGGTGGAATCACATGCTGGAGAAAAATATGTCCCTTACTTGAAG GTATAGGGTATGGCAGTATAGTGGTCATGCTGTATACAGTAATGTATTACATCGTCATTCTGGCATGGGCCTTCCTCtacttcttctcctccttccaGTCTGAACTCCCCTGGGCCAGCTGTAACAATACCTGGAACACAG GTGACTGTGTTGATAACCGAAAAAGTAATTCAGCAAATATCAGCATTTCTGCAAATGTGACATCTTCCGTTGAAGAATTCTGGCA gaAGAGGATCCTGAGTCTATCTGGAGGGATCGAGGAAATGGGAAGTATTCGTTGGGACCTGGCCGGATGTCTTGTGCTCAGCTGGATTATGTGTTACTTCTGTGTCTGGAAAGGTGTTAAGTCTTCAGGAAAG GTTGTCTACTTCACAGCACCATTTCCCTACGTGATGATGATTGCTTTGGTGGTCCGTGGTCTGACCTTACCAGGGGCCATGGATGGAATTCGATTTTACCTCTCTCCTGATCCCACACGTCTATCTGAGCCACAA TTTGTTTATCTTGAAGCATTGGTTACATCCATATCAGATCTGTACCCATCCATCTTTTTCACTGGACACCGACGTAAAATACTGCTCCTGGGTCTGTGCGGTATTTCCTTTTGTGTCGGCTTCTGTATGGTTACTGAG GGAGGACTGTATGTGTTTCACCTTTTTGACTATTATGCCTGCGCTGGCATCCCCCTGATCACTTTTGGCATAATGGAGTCCCTTTGCATAGGATGGATATATG GTGCtgataattattataattatatcaCAGATATGATTGGCTATCGGCCTTCACTTTATCTGAAATATTGTTGGAAGTTTGTCACTCCATTATTGTTGACT GGCGTATTAGTACTCTTCTTTCTTGTGAAATTCAGCCCTTTGAAGTACAATAATACCTACTTGTACCCCTGGTGGGCACATGCTCTGGGACTATTACTTGCATTCTCTTCCGTTATCATGATTCCTCTGTGGATTCTCTACAGTGTCGCTAAAACTCCAGGATCACTCCCTCAG AGAATAAGAACGTTGACGACGCCAACAAGCAGATCACTCTGCGTGTCAGTGAACAAGTCTGAAAAATATTGCTCTATCAAGTCAGAAGTGTGCCTTGAAAaggagtaa